Proteins from a single region of Aythya fuligula isolate bAytFul2 chromosome 3, bAytFul2.pri, whole genome shotgun sequence:
- the NRXN1 gene encoding neurexin-1 isoform X17 yields the protein MGAALVRRGGCLLLWLALLLGCWAELGSGLEFPGAEGQWTRFPKWNACCESEMSFNMKTRSSSGLVLYFDDEGFCDFLELILTQGGRLQLSFSIFCAEPATLLSDTAVNDNLWHAVVIRRHFKNTTLIIDRAEAKWVEVKSKRRDMTVFSGLFLGGLPPELRSATLKLTLSSVKDREPFKGWITDVRVNYTQTSPVESQEVRLDDEQSRLCAREDVCLNGGVCSVLNDQAVCDCSQTGFRGKDCSEGLAHLMMGDQGKSKGIGGKKSN from the coding sequence ATGGGGGCGGCACTGGTGCGGCGTGGGGGCTGCCTACTGCTCTGGCTGGCCCTGCTGTTGGGCTGCTGGGCTGAGTTGGGCAGTGGGCTGGAGTTCCCGGGGGCTGAGGGGCAGTGGACCCGCTTCCCCAAGTGGAACGCCTGCTGTGAGAGTGAGATGAGCTTCAACATGAAGACGCGCAGCTCCAGTGGGCTGGTGCTCTACTTCGATGACGAGGGCTTCTGCGACTTCCTGGAACTCATCCTCACCCAGGGTGGGcggctgcagctcagcttctcCATCTTCTGTGCTGAGCCCGCCACTCTCCTGTCTGATACTGCCGTCAATGATAACCTCTGGCATGCTGTGGTCATTCGCCGCCACTTCAAGAACACCACACTGATCATCGACCGGGCTGAGGCAAAGTGGGTGGAGGTGAAATCCAAGCGGCGGGACATGACTGTGTTCAGTGGCCTATTCTTAGGGGGGCTCCCGCCAGAGCTGCGGTCAGCGACACTAAAGCTGACGTTATCCTCTGTCAAAGACCGGGAGCCCTTCAAGGGCTGGATAACGGATGTGCGGGTCAACTACACACAGACATCGCCAGTGGAGAGCCAGGAGGTGCGGCTGGATGATGAGCAAAGCCGCCTGTGTGCCCGAGAGGACGTTTGCCTCAACGGGGGCGTCTGCTCAGTGCTCAACGACCAGGCCGTCTGTGACTGCTCCCAAACAGGCTTTCGGGGGAAGGACTGCAGTGAAG